GAGCGAGGAGGACTACGCGGCGCGCACCGCCGCCTCGCTGGAGGAGAAGCTCCTCGAACTCGGGCCCGAGACCGTCATCGCCTTCGTCGCAGAGACGGTCGTGGGCGCGACGGCCGGCGCCGTCCCGCCGGTCGGCGACTATTTCCGCCGCATCCGCGAGATCTGCGACCGCCACGGCGTGCTGCTGATCCTCGACGAGGTGATGTGCGGCATGGGCCGCACCGGCACGCTGCACGCCTGCGAGCAGGAAGGCATCGCGCCCGACCTGATGACCATCGCCAAGGGGCTGGGCGGCGGCTACCAGCCGATCGGCGCGGTGCTCGTCTCGGGAGCGATCCGCGAGGCGATGTGCGCCGGTTCCGGCTTCTTCCAGCACGGCCACACCTATATGGGCCACCCCATGGCCGCGGCGGCCGGCCTTGCCGTGCAGGAAACCATCCGCCGCGACAAGCTGCTCGACAACGTCCGGGCCATGGGCGCGCTGCTCGAGGCGCGCCTGACCGAACGCTTCGGCAACCATCACCATGTCGGCGACATCAGGGGGCGCGGCCTGTTCCGCGCGATCGAGCTGGTGGAGGATCGCGCGAGCAAGCGTCCGTTCGCCGCCTCGCGTAAGGTCAACGCGGCGATCAAGCGCGCGGCCATGGCGCGCGGCCTGATGGTCTACCCGATGGGCGGGACCATCGACGGCGTCAATGGCGACCATGTGCTTGTGGCGCCGCCCTTTATCGTCGACGAAACCGATATCGAGCGCATCGTGTCGCGCCTCGGCGACGCGGTCGACGCGGCTGTGACTTGACGGTGGCGCCGATACGCGCACTCTTGGGGACGGGGATCGGGGGGCTCCGCGCCTGCCGCCTCCGACCCCGCCTCGAAGAAGGAGACGGGCCTGCGGCACGAGGCCTGTCTTCATCCGAAAGCCCGAAGAGGGATCGTGCCCAACAGGGAGACGCACTCATGAAACGACATTCGGTACTCGGCTTCGGCCTCGTTACGGCGATGTTCGCCTCGCTGGCGGCAGGAGCCGCCAGCGCCCAGGAACAGCGTTTCGTCTCGGTCGGCACCGGCGGCGTGACCGGCGTGTATTATCCGGTCGGCGGCGCCATCTGCCGGCTGATGAACCAGACCCGCCGCGACCACGGCATCCGCTGCTCGGTCGAGTCGACCGGCGGCTCGGTCTTCAACGTCAACGCCATCAAGGGCGGCGACCTCGAATTCGGCGTCGTGCAGTCGGACGTCCAGTACAACGCCGCCCATGGCGAGGCCGGCTTCGCCGATGGCGGGCCGCATGAGAAGCTGCGTTCGGTGTTCTCGCTCCATGCCGAGCCGCTCACCGTGGTCGCGCGCGCCGACGCCGGCATCTCCGATTTCGACGGCCTCAAGGGCAAGCGCGTTAATATCGGTAATCCCGGCTCCGGCCAGCGCGCGCTGATGGACCTGCTCATCGCGGA
The window above is part of the Aquamicrobium sp. genome. Proteins encoded here:
- a CDS encoding TAXI family TRAP transporter solute-binding subunit: MKRHSVLGFGLVTAMFASLAAGAASAQEQRFVSVGTGGVTGVYYPVGGAICRLMNQTRRDHGIRCSVESTGGSVFNVNAIKGGDLEFGVVQSDVQYNAAHGEAGFADGGPHEKLRSVFSLHAEPLTVVARADAGISDFDGLKGKRVNIGNPGSGQRALMDLLIAEKGWTNSDFALAGELAPAEQSSQLCDNNIDAFAYTVGHPAGAIQEATTTCESRIVPVEGDVVDKLVAERPYYFKAVIPGGMYNGNPDDVNTFGVGATVVTSADVPDDVVRAFVDAVFKDFDAFKGLHPALANLNPEAMVNQGNSAPMHPAAEAYFKEKGWLQ
- a CDS encoding aspartate aminotransferase family protein, translating into MTRIMHRSLVTSPPVAVAARGIEIVDAQGRSYIDASGGAGVSCLGHGHPAVLEAMHAQLDRIAYAHTGFFTTEVAEQLGERLVEDAPEGLDHVYLVSGGSEAVEAALKMARQYFVEIGQPQRRHVVARRQSYHGNTLGALAAGGNEWRREQFRPLLIETHHVDPCFSYRFRREDESEEDYAARTAASLEEKLLELGPETVIAFVAETVVGATAGAVPPVGDYFRRIREICDRHGVLLILDEVMCGMGRTGTLHACEQEGIAPDLMTIAKGLGGGYQPIGAVLVSGAIREAMCAGSGFFQHGHTYMGHPMAAAAGLAVQETIRRDKLLDNVRAMGALLEARLTERFGNHHHVGDIRGRGLFRAIELVEDRASKRPFAASRKVNAAIKRAAMARGLMVYPMGGTIDGVNGDHVLVAPPFIVDETDIERIVSRLGDAVDAAVT